In Haliaeetus albicilla chromosome 2, bHalAlb1.1, whole genome shotgun sequence, a single genomic region encodes these proteins:
- the BET1 gene encoding BET1 homolog codes for MRRAGLGDGAPAGNYGYTNSGYSVYEEENERLTESLRTKVSAIKSLSIEIGTEVKNQNKMLSEMDNDFDSTGGLLGATMGRLRTLSRGSQTKLLCYMMLFALFVFFVIYWIIKLR; via the exons GCGATGGAGCACCTGCTGGTAACTATGGCTATACCAATAGTGGATACAGTgtttatgaagaagaaaatgagaggtTAACAGAAAGTCTGCGTACAAAAGTCAGTGCCATTAAATCA ctttccATTGAAATTGGAACAgaagttaaaaaccaaaataaaatgttatcagAAATG gaTAACGATTTTGACTCTACGGGTGGACTTCTAGGTGCAACTATGGGCAGACTGAGAACACTCTCCAGAGGAAGCCAGACAAAGCTGTTATGCTACATGATGCTCTttgcattgtttgttttttttgtaatatacTGGATTATTAAACTGAGGTGA